The following proteins come from a genomic window of Pseudomonas sp. J452:
- a CDS encoding Dps family protein, translating into MEINIGIAEQDRAAIAEGLSRLLADTYTLYLKTHNFHWNVTGPMFNTLHLMFEAQYTELSLAVDMIAERIRALGFPAPGTYAAYSRLSSIKEEEGVPAAQEMIKLLVQGQEAVVRTARGIFPLLEKVSDEPTADLLTQRMQVHEKTAWMLRSLLAA; encoded by the coding sequence ATGGAAATCAACATCGGCATCGCCGAACAGGACCGCGCTGCCATCGCCGAAGGGCTGTCCCGCCTGCTGGCGGACACCTACACCCTGTACCTGAAGACCCACAACTTTCACTGGAACGTTACCGGCCCGATGTTCAACACCCTGCACCTGATGTTCGAGGCGCAGTACACCGAACTTTCACTGGCTGTCGACATGATTGCCGAGCGCATCCGCGCCCTCGGCTTTCCGGCACCAGGCACCTACGCCGCCTACTCGCGCCTGTCGTCGATCAAGGAAGAGGAAGGCGTGCCGGCTGCCCAGGAGATGATCAAGCTGCTGGTACAGGGCCAGGAGGCTGTAGTGCGCACTGCGCGCGGCATCTTCCCGCTGCTGGAAAAAGTCAGTGACGAACCAACCGCCGACCTGCTCACCCAGCGCATGCAAGTGCACGAAAAGACCGCCTGGATGCTGCGCAGCCTGCTGGCCGCCTGA
- a CDS encoding GGDEF domain-containing protein — protein sequence MSQPPKAPSILELFPEETREAAALLKQAVPHMMRHDIPPNPMHYALWYTYSRGLEPDLNRRLDKIVKDFDSFPPESALKLFRDFIIRGEIEDARAGQQQVMDLVDDIEVDVSHSVTGSQHYQNSLTLGLAALQEPVTEDLPNVLSDLQQSTQEMQEQQEKFLYRLRAAQAEIQHLRSQLERAHMAATLDSLTNVFNRHAFSRLLEQALSTDQHGLALVMLDIDHFKLFNDQYGHPLGDRVLQHVGQLLRDLLPPRGVAARYGGEEFCVILRDCFDLHSAHAFAEQLRLKIQALRIKVRSTDKILDTVTASFGLALANNSDTFESLLTRADDALYQAKRNGRNQIHPATPETALSA from the coding sequence ATGAGCCAGCCGCCAAAAGCTCCTTCCATTCTCGAACTATTCCCGGAAGAGACCCGCGAAGCTGCGGCGCTGCTCAAACAAGCCGTGCCGCACATGATGCGCCACGATATTCCGCCGAACCCCATGCACTACGCGCTCTGGTACACCTACAGCAGGGGCCTGGAGCCGGATCTAAATCGTCGCCTGGACAAGATCGTCAAGGACTTCGACAGCTTCCCCCCGGAAAGCGCACTGAAATTGTTCCGCGATTTCATCATCCGCGGCGAAATCGAAGATGCCCGCGCCGGACAGCAACAAGTAATGGACCTGGTCGATGACATCGAAGTCGATGTGTCGCACAGCGTGACTGGCAGCCAGCATTACCAGAACAGCCTGACTCTAGGCCTGGCCGCACTGCAGGAGCCCGTCACCGAAGACCTGCCCAACGTGCTCAGCGATCTGCAGCAAAGCACCCAGGAAATGCAGGAGCAGCAGGAAAAATTCCTCTACCGCCTGCGCGCCGCCCAAGCCGAGATCCAGCATCTGCGCAGCCAGCTGGAGCGAGCCCACATGGCCGCGACTCTGGACAGCCTGACCAACGTCTTCAACCGCCACGCTTTCAGCCGCCTGCTCGAACAGGCGCTGAGCACAGACCAACACGGCCTGGCTTTGGTCATGCTCGACATCGACCACTTCAAGCTGTTCAACGACCAGTACGGCCACCCTCTTGGTGACCGAGTCCTGCAGCATGTCGGCCAGCTACTGCGCGACCTGCTGCCACCTCGCGGGGTAGCCGCTCGCTACGGCGGCGAAGAATTTTGCGTCATCCTGCGCGATTGTTTCGACCTGCACAGCGCCCATGCCTTCGCCGAACAACTGCGCCTGAAAATTCAGGCACTACGTATCAAGGTACGCAGCACCGACAAGATTCTCGACACGGTCACCGCCTCCTTTGGCCTGGCCCTGGCGAACAACAGCGACACCTTCGAAAGCCTGCTGACCAGAGCCGACGACGCCCTCTACCAGGCCAAACGCAATGGCCGCAACCAGATCCACCCCGCCACCCCGGAAACTGCGCTAAGCGCATGA